A single Plasmodium yoelii strain 17X genome assembly, chromosome: 10 DNA region contains:
- a CDS encoding DNA topoisomerase 2, putative translates to MSKNKTIEERYQKKSQIEHILLRPDTYIGSVEMHTQLLWIWNKEKSRMVQKNITYVPGLYKIFDEIIVNAADVKAREKEKSENPMTCIKIEINREQKKISVYNDGEGIPVDIHKEMNIYVPHMIFGELLTSDNYDDAEDRITGGRNGFGAKLTNIFSKEFTVQCGDSSRKKEFKMTWFQNMSKFSDPHIKNYNGKDYVKVTFKPDLDKFGMSELDDDIECLLHKRVYDLAGTCNVRVYLNGTRLPVKDFKSYVDLYLRDNNTPNTNPSVSKNALNGNTDASVNKTIDNLDVSISHENGGGAGDITPTKTTEENGNSNFNNNKYEEEIVKIHEKQHRWEIVISKTDGSQFQQVSFVNSICTTKGGTHVSYIVDQLLNSLSKKANAKNKGGMEIKAGHIRNHLWVFVNCLIVNPTFDSQTKETLTTKQAKFGSKCTLTDKTINNVLKSSILSNILLWAQAKAQVELRKKMKAGSSKARERIIGIPKLEDANDAGSKYSQECTLILTEGDSAKTSCLAGLSIVGRDRYGVFPLKGKLLNVRDASFKQLMDNKEIQNIFKIMGLDITDKNKQDIKGLRYGSLMIMTDQDYDGSHIKGLLINMIHKFWPSLLKHKGFLCEFVTPIVKVQKGNQELSFFTIAEYEQWKENTNLVGWKIKYYKGLGTSTDKEFKQYFSDIQSHKIFFLWTGDRDGDSIDMAFSKKRIEDRKLWLQNFILGSYVDHKEKDLSYYDFVNKELIYYSRYDTERSIPNIMDGWKPGQRKVLYGCFKRNLKNECKVAQLVGYIAEHSAYHHGESSLQQTIINMAQTFVGSNNINFLEPCGQFGSRKEGGKDASAARYIFTKLASSTRSIFNEYDDPILKYLNEEGQKIEPQYYIPVIPTILVNGCEGIGTGYSSFIPNYNYKDIINNIKKYIDKEPLVPMVPWYKDFKGRIEPNGKSGYETIGIINKIDDETLEITELPIKRWTQDYKEFLEELLTDEKNQLIIDYIDNSSHEDVCFTIKMDPIKLKRAEEEGLEKVFKLKSTLTTTNMTLFDPKLKLQRYASELDILKDFCFHRLNAYTDRKNYLISKLEKEKRIISNKTKFILAIINGELVVNKKKKKILVEELYRKGYDPYKDIHKLKKEEIFEQELLDAAENPEDNEEIIAGVTVKDYNYLLNMPIFSLTLEKVEELLSQLKEKEQELEILKSITVETMWLKDIEKVEEAIEFQRNVELANREESNKFKVARKKIGAGFKKKKKKKKLTSDDESEGDTSDSSEFMINSLNIKKNSKKTPNKKNNNSVRKKIRKIDSGISVDDNNTQTPILINSNEIDDSNISYSKTGDNAYNSDDTPLINKIINTSNIHDVNTPIANHGSTSSNHNGIDQTPAHGGINSININISPNSTVNINEFSGIKNKLLELEKKKKPRLTLAETIKMKNMEKGDNGAKETARSRNTPKRKRSTLLDTSKSKDDFDFGDDDSSKNDSSNASDSSYNI, encoded by the exons ATGtcgaaaaataaaacaattgaAGAGCGGTATCAGAAAAAGTCTCAAATTGAGCACATATTGTTGAGGCCTGATACTTATATTGGTAGTGTTGAAATGCATACTCAATTATTATGGATATGgaataaagaaaaaagtCGAATggttcaaaaaaatataacttatGTTCCAGggttatataaaatatttgatgAAATTATTGTTAATGCTGCTGATGTAAAAGCaagagaaaaagaaaaaagtgaaaatcCTATGACttgtataaaaatagaaataaatagagaacaaaaaaaaataagtgtATATAATGATGGAGAAGGTATACCAGTAGATATACATAAagaaatgaatatatatgtaccacATATGATATTTGGTGAATTATTAACATCCGATAATTATGATGATGCTGAAGATAGAATAACAGGAGGTCGAAACGGTTTTGGAGctaaattaacaaatatttttagtaAAGAATTTACTGTTCAATGTGGAGATAGTTcaagaaaaaaagaatttaAAATGACATGGTTTCAAAATATGTCAAAATTTTCTGATccacatataaaaaattataatggaaAAGATTATGTAAAAGTAACATTTAAACCTGATTTAGATAAATTTGGTATGTCTGAACTTGATGATGATATAGAATGCTTATTACATAAAAGAGTATATGATTTGGCAGGCACATGTAATGTTCGTGTATATTTAAATGGCACAAGATTACCTGTTAAAGATTTTAAAAGTTATGTAGATTTATATTTAAGAGATAATAATACTCCTAATACAAATCCTAGTGTTTCTAAAAATGCATTAAATGGTAACACAGATGCAAGTGTTAATAAAACTATTGATAATTTAGATGTTAGTATTTCACATGAAAATGGAGGAGGTGCAGGTGATATTACTCCAACTAAAACAACTGAAGAAAATGGAAATTCTAAttttaacaataataaatatgaagaaGAAATAGTAAAAATTCATGAAAAACAACATAGATGGGAAATAGTTATTTCAAAAACAGATGGATCACAATTTCAACAAGTTTCTTTTGTTAATAGTATTTGTACTACTAAAGGTGGTACACATGTAAGTTATATTGTTGATCAATTATTAAATTCTCTTAGCAAAAAAGCTAATGCAAAAAATAAAGGAGGTATGGAAATAAAAGCTGGTCATATAAGGAATCATTTATGGGTTTTTGTTAACTGCCTAATAGTTAATCCAACATTTGATTCACAAACTAAAGAAACCCTAACTACTAAACAAGCCAAATTTGGAAGTAAATGTACCTTAACAgataaaacaataaataatgttttaaaaagcTCTATACTtagtaatatattattatgggCACAAGCCAAAGCTCAAGTTGAACttcgaaaaaaaatgaaagcaGGTTCTTCAAAAGCAAGAGAAAGAATTATTGGAATACCAAAATTAGAAGATGCTAATGATGCAGGAAGTAAATATAGTCAAGAATGTACATTAATTTTAACGGAAGGAGATAGTGCTAAAACATCTTGTTTAGCTGGATTATCAATTGTAGGTAGAGATAGATATGGTGTATTTCCATTAAAGGGTAAACTTCTTAACGTAAGAGATGCATCTTTTAAACAATTAATGGATAATAAAgaaattcaaaatatatttaaaattatggGATTAGATATTactgataaaaataaacaagatATTAAAGGGCTTAGATATGGTTCTTTAATGATTATGACAGATCAAGATTATGATGGATCTCATATCAAGGgattattaattaatatgaTTCATAAATTTTGGCCTAGTCTTTTAAAACATAAAGGGTTTCTTTGTGAATTTGTTACTCCTATAGTTAAGGTTCAAAAAGGGAATCAAGAGTTATCTTTTTTTACTATCGCTGAATATGAACAATGGAAAGAAAATACTAATTTAGTAGgatggaaaataaaatactacAAAGGGTTGGGTACTTCAACTGATAAAGAAtttaaacaatatttttctGACATTCAAAgtcataaaattttttttttatggacAGGAGATAGAGATGGTGATTCAATAGATATGGCTTTTAGTAAAAAAAGAATTGAAGATCGAAAATTATGGCTACAAAATTTTATACTTGGTTCATATGTTGATCATAAAGAAAAGGATTTATCATATTATGATTTTGTAAATAAagaattaatttattattctagATATGACACAGAAAGAAGTATACCGAATATTATGGATGGATGGAAACCCGGACAAAGAAAAGTTTTATATGGTTGTTTTaaaagaaatttaaaaaatgaatgtaaGGTTGCTCAACTTGTTGGTTATATTGCAGAACATAGTGCATATCATCATGGAGAATCATCATTACAACAAactattataaatatggCTCAAACATTTGTTGGTTCAAAtaacataaattttttagaACCATGTGGACAATTTGGTAGTAGAAAAGAAGGTGGTAAAGATGCATCTGCAGCTAggtatatatttacaaaacTTGCATCATCCACTAGAagtatatttaatgaatatgatgatccgattttaaaatatttaaatgaagAAGGACAAAAAATCGAAccacaatattatataccaGTTATTCCAACGATTCTAGTAAATGGATGTGAAGGAATAGGAACTGGATATTCATCATTTATtccaaattataattataaagatataattaataatattaaaaaatatatagataaaGAACCATTAGTACCTATGGTACCATGGTATAAAGATTTTAAAGGAAGAATTGAACCAAATGGTAAATCAGGATATGAAACAATAGgtattattaacaaaatagATGATGAAACATTAGAAATTACAGAATTACCAATAAAAAGATGGACACAAGATTATAAAGAATTCTTAGAAGAATTATTAACagatgaaaaaaatcaatTAATCATAGATTACATAGATAATAGTTCACATGAAGATGTTTGTTTTACTATTAAAATGGAtccaataaaattaaaaagagCAGAAGAAGAAGGATTAGAAAaagtttttaaattaaaaagcACTTTAACAACTACAAATATGACATTGTTTGATCCCAAATTAAAATTACAAAGATATGCATCTGAATTagatattttaaaagatttttgttttcatagattaaatgcatatactgatagaaaaaattatttaataagcaaattggaaaaagaaaaaagaattaTTTCAAATAAAACCAAATTTATATTAGCTATAATTAATGGAGAATTagttgttaataaaaaaaaaaaaaaaatacttgtTGAAGAATTATATAGAAAAGGATATGATCCATATAAAGATATTCATAAActtaaaaaagaagaaatttTTGAACAAGAATTATTAGATGCAGCTGAAAATCCTGAAgataatgaagaaataatTGCAGGTGTAACTGTAAAagattataattatttattaaatatgccTATTTTTAGTTTAACTCTAGAAAAGGTAGAAGAGTTACTATCacaattaaaagaaaaagaacaAGAACTTGAAATTTTGAAAAGTATTACTGTTGAAACAATGTGGTTAAAAGATATTGAAAAAGTTGAAGAAGCCATAGAATTTCAAAGAAATGTTGAATTAGCTAATAGAGAAGAAAGTAACAAATTTAAAGTTGCAAGGAAAAAAATCGGAGCtggatttaaaaaaaagaaaaagaaaaaaaaattaacatctGATGATGAATCTGAAGGTGATACATCTGATAGTAGTGAATTTATGAttaattcattaaatattaaaaaaaatagtaaaaaaacaccaaataaaaaaaataataatagtgttcgaaaaaaaattagaaaaattgATTCGGGTATTAGTgttgatgataataataccCAAACTcctatattaattaattctAATGAAATAGATGATAGTAATATATCGTATTCAAAAACTGGAGATAATGCATACAATTCTGATGATACACctttaattaataaaattataaatacatCAAATATTCATGATGTTAATACTCCAATAGCTAATCACGGTAGCACTAGTAGTAACCATAATGGAATTGATCAAACACCAGCTCATGGTGGAATTAattctattaatattaatatatctCCTAACAGTACAGTGAATATAAATGAGTTTTCAGGCATCAAAAATAAGCTATTAGAGCTTG agaaaaaaaaaaaacctaGATTGACATTAGCCGAAACAATTAAGATGAAAAATATGGAGAAGGGAGATAATGGTGCTAAGGAAACGGCTCGAAGCAGAAACACCCCCAAAAGGAAAAGG AGCACACTATTAGACACCTCGAAATCAAAGGACGATTTCGATTTTGGAGATGATGATTCTAGTAAAAAT gaTTCGTCAAATGCTAGCGACAGTTCCTATAACATTTAA